The Deinococcus betulae DNA segment CATCAGGAGGCGTCATGCGTGTACCCCAGAGTTCCAGTTCCCTGCCCTGGCCCCAGCAGAGCCGGTGGCGAAGCTTCGTCAACGATCTGTTCCGCTTCTACAGCCGCCGCAGCACCTACGCCGTGATGATGACCACGCAGTACGGCACGGCGGCCGTCGATCCGCAGCACCAGGTGGTCTACCTCAGTCCGGAGCTGCTGCCCACCGCCCCACCTGGCACCGTGCGCCACGAGCCGGATGACGAGTTAGGGGTGCGCGCCCTGCTCATCCGGGGCCTCATGGCCCATGAGGCCGGGCACGTCCAGTTCAGCCTCGACAAACCGGCCGCCCTCTTGGGGCAGCTGTGGAACGCGCTGGAAGACGAGCGCATGGAGCGGCTCATGGCGCTGCGGTACCCCGAGCTGGAGGCGGCCTTTGCCTTCCTGGGCGACACGCTGGCTGAAAAGGTGTCCAGGGACTGGACCGGCTCTTCACTGGAAGGGTGCCTGGCCATGCGCTTCGAACACGACCGGCCGGAGCCCAAGTGGCACCCCGCCCAGCCTGACGAGTGGGCCGACGTCTGGCCGCTGGTTCAGGCGGCGTGGACCGCGCCAGACAGCGACCGCGTGGTCTGGATTTCCCGCTGCATCCTGGGGCTGCTGAGCAAGGCCGAGGACGCCGACGAGCAGCCATTTCCCCTGATCCTGCGTGCCGATGGCGCGGGCGATCAGTCGGCTGAGCCCAGCGGCGCGGGTGGCCCCCCCGGTGCAGGCCCAGCCGGGGCACCCGCGGACCCCGCCCCGCCTGCGCCCCCTGCTTCCACGGTCCAGGCCGATATTGAAGGCCCGGCCCGCGTCCTGGCCAGCGTGCTGCGCGAGCAGACGAAACTCGCCCGGAGCCGCGCCCACGACTCGAGGGGCCATCTGGACTTTCACCGCTATCTCGAAGGTCGCCAGCGGCTCTTCCGGCAGAAGGAGGTGCCGGAGCAGGCCCGCACCGTGCAGGTCACCTGGATTGTGGACCGCAGCGGCAGCATGGACCATGAGGGCCGCATGCAGAGTGCGGTGCAGGCGCTGCGCATGGGCGTGCGGGCCGCGCAGCTCGCGCAGGTGCCCACGCGGGTGCTGGCCTTCGATGACCAGGTCGAGGACGTCGTGACTCTGCGGTGCCGGCCCGAGCAGGCCATGACCCAGGTGGGCCAGCTCTCTGCCCGGGGCTCGACCCTGCTGGCGCCCGCCTTGAAGCAGGCGCTGAGCACGCCGCGGTTTCCCGGCGATCAACACGTCCACATCGTCATCTGTGACGGTGGCCTGGAACCGTCCGACATGCAGGCCTGCGGGCGACTCATCCGGGGACATCCAGACGTCACGGTCCTGCCGGTGCTGATCGGCGACGCGACAGAACCGGAATTGCTTGAGCAGTGGCGGCGCACCTTCGGCGTGCTGCTGGCCGCCCACGACCACACCCAACTGGCGCCGGTGATCCGCGCCCGACTCCGCGCCCTGCGGCGCTGACCCCTTTGGAGGATGTATGCAGCCATCTGTACTTAGGCACGACCACCTGGACGCCGACGTTCTGAGCCGACTGCGGCACGTCAACGCCCGCCTGACGGACTACCACGGTCTGCGGCTCACCGGCGCGGAGTACATGCGCCTGTGCCGCCTGATCACCCAGCGCCGCATTCCCTACCAGGTGCTGCGCCGTGACCACCAGAACCGGCAGATTCTGCGGCTGCGCTGGCGCGGCGTCACCCTGCTCCTGGTGTACTCCCCCGCGCGCGGCCTGCTGCACACCGCGCTGCACCCCCTGCGGGGCCTGAGCCCCAAACGTCGGCCCACCGGCCCGCAGGCCCGCCAGGTCGGCCGCGGGCACGCGTTCGCCCGGCGAGACCGTGCCGGGCGGCAGCGCCACGCAGACGCCAACATCGCCCTGATTCAGGTGGCGCGCCCTGCGGGCGCACAGGGAACGTGGAGGTCGAAATGACGCACATGAACGTGTCCAAGAGCAATTTCGGGAACTTCTTCAAGGCCACTCCCGCCCCGGTGGCGCCCGCGCCGGTCCTGTCAGCCCCTGTGCCGGTGCCCGCGCCGATAGCCCCCGCCGCGCCGCCAGAACCCGTGGCGGCCCCGACCACGGCTGTCATGACCTCACCAGAGATCACGACCACGCCTGTGCCGGTCCCCGTGGCCGCCCCCGCCCTGCCCCCAGCGGCTCTGCCCGCACAGGACGCCGCAGTGGTGCTCACACCACTGGCGGTGCCCACGCCTCCCGCCGAACCGGAGGCCGACGAGGACGAGCCTGGCGAAGATGACACCCAGGAAGAGCTGGATGAAAGCCCCGAACCCCCAGCCCTGCCGGTGGAGGAGCCTACGGAGACGCCTCTTCCTGCTGCGGCGGACGTGGAGCTGCCGGAGCCGACCGGTGAGGTGTTCGGGCACCTCGCCAGCCTGATGGCGCCGGGCAGTGCCCTGGCGTTCACGCTCAGCCTGCACGCGGACGGGCAGCTGACCGCCCAGGTCAAACCCCTCAACCTCCCAGCCCTGCCTGAACTGACCCTCACCGGCACGGTGGCGGAGTTCGATTCAGCAGAGTTCCTGCACTCGCTGCGGGATTACCGTCCTGCCGTTCAGGGCGGGCTGCGCGCCCAGGCCCAGCAGCAGCGCACAGCCGCCCAGAAGGCTCCCCCGGCGCCCGCTGCCGCTCCCGCCAAGCCCGCCAGCAGCGCGGCCACGCGCAACAAAGGCAGCCTGAAGATTACGGCGGATGTACCGGACGCCACCGTGAAAGGGCTGCTCGCCGGGCACCATGCGCCGCTGACCCTCGGAACCCAGGACCTGGATGCGGGCAAGTACAGCGTGGAAGTCTCGGCGCCCGGCTTCAAAACCGTCAAGCAGACCGTGCGGGTCGAACGCGGCAAGTCGGCCGAGCTGACCTTCACCCTGGGCGGCCGCCTGGACGTGCAGGCGCCCGAGGGAGCCGTCACCACCGTATTCGACGCGGCGGGACAGCCCGTCAACCCGGCCGGCCCCCTGCCCGAGGGCAGCTACAAGGTGATGGTCGAAGCTGAAGGCAAGAAGCCCTACACCTGGCACGGTTCCGTCAAAGGTGGCGTGGTGACCGTCACCGCCGCCCTGGAGGCGCTGCCACCCAGTCTGTTCACGTGAGGCGTCGGAGGGGCGCGGCCCCTCCAGCATGCCCAGCCACATTCGTTCCTTCAGGAGGACCACCATGGAAGCGCAAGCCATCAAACGCCAATTCGTGTATGACGATCTCAACGGCGGCACCCCCGTCGCCGACCCCATGCCGAGCGGCAGCCCCGACGACGTGCGCAAGCTGCTGGCCGTGCAGACGCCGTCCTTGACCAACGCCACCATTGAAGGCCCTGAAGTGAGCGGGGCCGTGCACACCTACCGGTTTCGCCGGGCCGTGGGCACCAAGGGCTGACGCACTGGGCCTGAGTGTCTCAGGCCCTTCTCCCTTTCGAGGTTTGCATGCTTGTTCACGCCGCGCCGGCCACCGTCCACACCCACCTGTCGCGCGAAGCGCTGAGCCTGAACGTCCGGCCATTGGCGGCCGCCCTTGCGCAGCGCGATCTGATGGGCACGACCACCACCGTTCTGGAGTACGTGCTGTCGGCGGTCCAGGCCTCGCTGCGCGCGCTCCCCTACGAGTTGGAAGCCGTGCTGGATCTCTACGACCACGGCGGCCAGTCCACCCTGCGCCTCCAGCTCCATTACGACCCTCAGCAGACGTTCACCGCCCTGTCGCTGGGCCCCGTCCGCAAGCGGCTTCACCGCATTCACCCGCAGGTCTTGCCCGCCTTCCTGCGGCGCGCGTCCTTGGTGGGTCTCCATGGCCTGCCCCTGTTCACCCCCACGGAGGCCCTCGGTCTGTACTCGCAAAACCACCTGTGCGGGGCAGAATCCGACGACGACTTTGCGGACAACATCACGGACTTCGGTATATGGGACGCGCCCCCGGACCTGCCGCGCGAGGAGGCCCTCGCCCTGGCCCGCCAGAAAGGCCTGCGAACGTTCGACGACGTGCAGCGCCTGGTGCCCGCGTTCGACCTGCACCTGAGCCCCGAGATGCCCGGCGTGACCTTGCCGACCGACGTGCAGGCGCTTCACGACCAGCTCTGCCGACTTGAAGCGCAGGTCAAAGCCCTGCCCCCATACACCGACGCCGAGTGCGAAGCGTCCTGTGAGCCTCTCTGGCCATACTTCCGCGAGAGCCTGCTGGTCGACCCCTTTCCCACGGCCACCCCGCGCCTCAGCTTTACCCGCGAGATGCAGGGAGAACTGGGGTACTTCGAAGGCGACTGTGTGCCCGTCCGCACTTTTCTGCTGGCAGACAGTGCCGATCTGGACCGCCTGGACCAGTACCTCCAGGCAGTCCCCGACCTTCAGCGCGGCCTGCGCCAGTGGCTGACCGACCTGAGCCGGCTGAGGAAGGCCACGTGAGGCTGCATGCCGCCCCGGCTCACCTTCAACTTGGCGGCACCAGCCACCTCCGGGAGCTGGGGGCGCTGTGTCTTGAGGGAGGCGTGCCCGTCAAGCGCCCGCCCACGCCCCAAGACACCCCGGACGCCTACATCCGAGCGGAAATCCTGCCCGAAGTGCACGCCCTCAAACTCCCTCTGAGCCTGGGCCTCCTGCGGCACGACGGCGGCCTGGCGGCCTACGTGATGGCCGACGATTCGAAAGGGCCAGAAACCGTGCGGCTGGCGGGCGCGGTCCAGCGCTGGGGCGCCCCCTTCCTGGCCGGGGTGCTGCCGCACCTGCACCGCGTCGCCCGGCCTGTCTTCCCCCTGCTCTCGCCCCTCACGGCAGGCGACCAGCTGCTCGGCATGTACGGCAACGTCAGCGCCCCTGCGGAACATCCAGAGATCGTCGAAGGCCTGGCCGATTGGCATGGCCTGGCGTTCACCACCCTGGACGACACCCAGACCCTCCTGGAAGGCGCCGGAAAGCCCACGCCGCGCGCCCTGCTGCGGGAATTCGGGCCGTTCCTGGGCCACACCGTCGCCCTGAGAGACCTGGCCGATCAGGCGCGCGCCCTGGACCACGCGGCGGTCGCCCTCATCCGTGACCTGATGGAGGGCGACACCCTCTTGGGCCGGTGGCCACTCATCACGCCGGACCACTGGCCCGATCTCCTGCACGCCCCCTGCAGCGTCGACGGTGAAGACCCGGTCGCCGCCCTGCTCGATCCGGCAGCCACACCGACGGACGTCAGCTGGTGCGCCCACGCCCTGCACGAGTGGCAAGACCAGACCAACGAATGTGGGACTCGTCCCCTGCATGCCTGGGACCTGACCGAGCCCGACCACCGGGCCAGTGCACTGGCATTTCTGCGGGTCGCCCCGGGGCTCACCCGTCATGTGCGCCGGGCCCTCCGTACCCTGCACCACGTCTATTAAAGACCAGACGAGTGGAGACCAGCTCTGGTCTATCATCTGGCGCCCTGACTCGCAGTGTTAAATTCGCACAACCCTTCAATCCCCCTTGACCTATCGCGTCCTCAATGGACTATGCAAAGATCAGCAGATCATCAATCCAATTTCCTGCGCACTTGCACAGGAGATTGGGTTTCTTCATCTATTACTACTTGGTAATTTTGAAAATTTGCCATTCTTACGTATGGGTGATCTTGACCGGGCATATTCTTTCGTACTAGATCCATAAGGATGAAAGGATCTCCACCGTTAAAATCTTCCCATTGAATCTGCTCTCCCAAAATGGGCCAGATACAGGCTGCATAACTTCTTGGTGGAGTACCGCCCATGCCCCTTGACACAACTCCACAGACACGACCTTGAGGATTACGCACAGGACCGCCGC contains these protein-coding regions:
- a CDS encoding PEGA domain-containing protein, with amino-acid sequence MTHMNVSKSNFGNFFKATPAPVAPAPVLSAPVPVPAPIAPAAPPEPVAAPTTAVMTSPEITTTPVPVPVAAPALPPAALPAQDAAVVLTPLAVPTPPAEPEADEDEPGEDDTQEELDESPEPPALPVEEPTETPLPAAADVELPEPTGEVFGHLASLMAPGSALAFTLSLHADGQLTAQVKPLNLPALPELTLTGTVAEFDSAEFLHSLRDYRPAVQGGLRAQAQQQRTAAQKAPPAPAAAPAKPASSAATRNKGSLKITADVPDATVKGLLAGHHAPLTLGTQDLDAGKYSVEVSAPGFKTVKQTVRVERGKSAELTFTLGGRLDVQAPEGAVTTVFDAAGQPVNPAGPLPEGSYKVMVEAEGKKPYTWHGSVKGGVVTVTAALEALPPSLFT
- a CDS encoding PRTRC system protein C — translated: MEAQAIKRQFVYDDLNGGTPVADPMPSGSPDDVRKLLAVQTPSLTNATIEGPEVSGAVHTYRFRRAVGTKG
- a CDS encoding vWA domain-containing protein, giving the protein MRVPQSSSSLPWPQQSRWRSFVNDLFRFYSRRSTYAVMMTTQYGTAAVDPQHQVVYLSPELLPTAPPGTVRHEPDDELGVRALLIRGLMAHEAGHVQFSLDKPAALLGQLWNALEDERMERLMALRYPELEAAFAFLGDTLAEKVSRDWTGSSLEGCLAMRFEHDRPEPKWHPAQPDEWADVWPLVQAAWTAPDSDRVVWISRCILGLLSKAEDADEQPFPLILRADGAGDQSAEPSGAGGPPGAGPAGAPADPAPPAPPASTVQADIEGPARVLASVLREQTKLARSRAHDSRGHLDFHRYLEGRQRLFRQKEVPEQARTVQVTWIVDRSGSMDHEGRMQSAVQALRMGVRAAQLAQVPTRVLAFDDQVEDVVTLRCRPEQAMTQVGQLSARGSTLLAPALKQALSTPRFPGDQHVHIVICDGGLEPSDMQACGRLIRGHPDVTVLPVLIGDATEPELLEQWRRTFGVLLAAHDHTQLAPVIRARLRALRR